The Caldisericum sp. genome includes a region encoding these proteins:
- a CDS encoding deoxynucleoside kinase translates to MRPKFIVAIAGNIGSGKSTLSKYLSEKWGFDILEEPEAKNPFIKKFYKDPERWAFHSQLFFLTERANLQLKIERTSSNIILDRTIYEDAEIFAKILLSDAEYKIYRKIYEHYLEIITPPNFIIYLRTSVDTLMERIKIRGRGYEKTIKKSYLKKLNDKYEEWISNFSISPVLTIDTDKYEIYSLFGDIEEIRKHIEEFFWRMNERRTNRV, encoded by the coding sequence ATGAGGCCAAAGTTTATTGTTGCAATAGCAGGTAATATCGGCTCAGGAAAATCTACATTATCTAAATATTTAAGCGAAAAATGGGGGTTTGATATTCTCGAAGAACCAGAAGCAAAAAATCCTTTTATTAAAAAATTTTACAAGGATCCTGAAAGATGGGCTTTTCATTCGCAATTATTCTTTCTCACTGAGAGGGCAAATCTTCAGTTAAAAATAGAGAGGACTTCCTCAAATATTATTCTTGATAGGACAATTTATGAAGATGCCGAAATTTTTGCGAAGATTCTTCTTAGCGATGCCGAATATAAGATTTACAGGAAAATTTACGAACATTACCTCGAGATAATAACCCCGCCAAATTTTATAATATATTTGAGAACATCAGTTGATACACTTATGGAAAGAATAAAAATTCGAGGAAGAGGTTATGAAAAAACAATAAAGAAAAGCTATCTAAAAAAACTTAATGATAAATATGAAGAATGGATTTCTAATTTTAGTATTTCTCCTGTATTAACTATCGATACAGATAAATATGAAATTTATAGCCTTTTTGGCGATATAGAGGAGATTAGGAAACACATTGAAGAGTTCTTCTGGAGGATGAATGAGAGACGAACAAACCGAGTTTGA
- a CDS encoding AAA family ATPase → MRDEQTEFEKRAFLEILPREIREKLETIGDFDNLIEVVLDLGRKPEARFTNRTIYLSDNPVTREEINETLKKIGVFDRDHRAGIEKTLHRISGVFNRRGEVIGLTCRVGRAIYGTTEVLKDIIVSDRNLLLLGKPGVGKTTLLREAARVLSTEMGKRVIVIDTSNEIGGDGDIPHPGIGNARRMQVPFGVAQEEVMIEAVENHFPEVIIIDEIGRAEEARACRTIAERGVRLIATAHGTSIENLLVNPTLQDLIGGITSVTLSDEEAARRGTQKTVLERKSPPTFDTLIEIRERGVFAIYHDVAETVDALLRGFPVFPEIRKSGESIKENITQEKLSIREQENVTLKNEDREFRVFALGINASYIERALHSVRVKGRIVKNIEQANLVLCDKKALEKKKEVLEYASNLSIPIKVLEKTSLNGIKEFIKELKNKGKPKKAIDFEEVENIIGEVLEKGVPKEIEGDEQDLQEKADLIEKYGLVTELVGLKPHMRLIIYPRRR, encoded by the coding sequence ATGAGAGACGAACAAACCGAGTTTGAGAAGAGAGCATTCTTAGAAATCCTTCCTCGAGAGATAAGAGAAAAACTTGAAACTATAGGAGATTTTGATAACTTAATTGAAGTAGTGCTTGATCTTGGAAGAAAACCCGAGGCAAGATTTACGAACAGAACTATATATCTAAGCGATAATCCAGTTACAAGAGAGGAAATAAACGAAACACTCAAGAAAATAGGAGTATTCGACAGAGATCACAGGGCGGGCATAGAGAAAACTTTGCACAGGATTTCTGGTGTATTTAATAGAAGAGGAGAGGTAATCGGCCTTACTTGTAGAGTTGGCCGTGCTATTTACGGAACTACTGAAGTTTTAAAAGACATAATAGTTAGTGACAGAAATTTGCTGCTTCTTGGGAAACCAGGTGTTGGAAAAACAACTCTCCTTAGAGAAGCCGCAAGAGTACTAAGCACAGAAATGGGAAAAAGAGTCATTGTAATTGACACTTCAAATGAAATTGGAGGAGATGGTGATATTCCTCATCCTGGCATAGGTAATGCAAGGCGAATGCAGGTGCCTTTTGGGGTTGCTCAAGAAGAAGTAATGATAGAAGCAGTTGAAAACCACTTCCCTGAAGTTATTATTATAGATGAAATTGGGCGTGCAGAAGAGGCAAGGGCATGCAGAACTATTGCAGAAAGAGGTGTTAGACTTATTGCAACTGCTCATGGAACAAGTATTGAGAATCTTCTTGTAAATCCGACTCTTCAGGACCTCATAGGCGGAATAACATCAGTAACCCTAAGCGATGAAGAGGCAGCGAGAAGGGGAACACAAAAGACAGTGCTTGAGAGAAAATCACCTCCAACATTTGACACACTAATAGAGATTCGAGAAAGAGGAGTTTTTGCAATTTACCACGATGTGGCTGAGACAGTAGATGCACTTTTGCGAGGATTCCCGGTGTTTCCAGAGATTAGAAAATCCGGGGAAAGTATTAAGGAAAATATCACACAAGAAAAATTGAGCATCAGAGAACAAGAAAATGTGACTTTAAAAAACGAAGACCGTGAATTTAGGGTCTTTGCTTTGGGGATAAACGCAAGTTATATAGAAAGGGCTTTGCATTCTGTAAGAGTTAAAGGAAGAATAGTAAAAAACATAGAGCAAGCAAATCTTGTATTATGCGATAAAAAGGCACTTGAAAAGAAAAAAGAAGTGCTTGAGTACGCCTCTAACCTTTCTATACCAATAAAAGTTTTAGAGAAAACATCGCTAAATGGTATAAAAGAGTTTATAAAAGAACTCAAAAACAAGGGAAAACCGAAGAAAGCAATAGACTTTGAAGAGGTTGAAAATATCATTGGAGAAGTTTTAGAAAAAGGGGTACCTAAAGAGATTGAAGGCGACGAGCAAGATTTACAGGAAAAAGCTGATCTAATTGAAAAATATGGACTTGTTACAGAACTTGTAGGTTTAAAGCCACATATGCGACTCATAATTTACCCGAGGAGAAGGTAA
- the tmk gene encoding dTMP kinase: MLITFEGIDGSGKSTQAKLLAENLTKLGFNVVLTKEPGGTEFGSYIRNILLTVEMDPVSEFLLFASDRKTHVKEIIKPSLEKGFVVISDRYHDSSVAYQGYGRGVSLEFIKYVHDFILDGYIPHLTILVDIDENTSFLRIKDKDRIEKLGTDFLKKVRFGYLEMAYNNERFFTVDGSKSIGEIEQIVLNKVMELLK; this comes from the coding sequence ATGTTAATTACATTTGAGGGCATTGACGGTTCTGGAAAATCAACTCAAGCAAAACTGCTTGCGGAGAATTTGACTAAACTTGGTTTCAATGTAGTACTAACCAAGGAACCCGGGGGAACAGAGTTCGGTTCCTACATAAGAAATATTCTTTTAACTGTTGAAATGGACCCAGTATCAGAATTCTTGCTTTTTGCTTCAGACAGAAAAACACATGTAAAAGAAATAATTAAACCAAGCCTTGAAAAGGGCTTTGTAGTAATATCCGATAGATACCATGACAGTTCCGTTGCTTATCAAGGCTATGGAAGGGGAGTATCGCTTGAATTTATAAAATATGTCCATGACTTTATTCTTGATGGATACATTCCACACCTAACAATTCTTGTAGATATAGATGAGAATACAAGTTTCTTGAGAATTAAAGATAAAGACCGCATCGAGAAACTTGGGACGGATTTTCTTAAGAAGGTAAGATTCGGATATCTTGAAATGGCTTACAATAACGAAAGATTTTTTACTGTTGATGGAAGTAAAAGCATAGGAGAGATAGAACAGATTGTTCTTAATAAGGTTATGGAGTTATTGAAATGA
- a CDS encoding PEGA domain-containing protein, whose protein sequence is MKKIIIAIFLLVVFVLIFFAIKSTSENSGTISVNSFPQKASVYLNGELKGETPLVIKSLPFGKYQVTVKLQGYKDYNEEVSLNSSNSKVFINPILEHSVFSVSIDSDPQGADVYIDGIQKGKTPIIITDLVTGTTHLIELKLVNFKDWKQTVSSETNNMLTINAKLEPITTEVIINSIPSNATVYLNDAEVGKTPLDLKDIAEGTYNLRVTVPQYEPYQEQIEVKKGNTIKRDIVLTKAKYYISISSNPSNAKVFIDGMEVGFTPYESTSITEGRHKIHLELDGYLPYETEVTISQNQPTIISINLLKLP, encoded by the coding sequence ATGAAGAAAATCATTATTGCGATTTTTTTGCTTGTTGTGTTTGTTCTAATATTTTTTGCGATTAAATCTACCTCAGAAAATTCGGGTACGATTTCAGTTAATTCTTTTCCTCAAAAGGCATCGGTATATTTAAACGGTGAGCTAAAAGGTGAAACACCATTAGTTATTAAATCCCTACCTTTTGGGAAATATCAAGTAACCGTCAAACTTCAGGGTTATAAAGATTACAACGAAGAAGTATCTTTAAATAGTTCGAACTCTAAAGTTTTCATAAATCCTATTCTTGAACATTCAGTTTTTTCGGTTAGTATAGATTCAGATCCACAAGGTGCAGATGTTTATATTGATGGAATACAGAAAGGCAAAACTCCTATAATTATTACCGACCTAGTTACAGGAACAACTCACTTAATAGAACTGAAACTTGTAAATTTCAAGGATTGGAAACAGACAGTATCATCTGAAACTAACAATATGTTAACTATAAATGCAAAACTTGAACCAATAACGACGGAAGTTATTATAAATTCGATTCCTTCCAATGCAACAGTCTACTTAAATGATGCTGAAGTTGGAAAAACTCCGCTTGATTTAAAGGATATTGCGGAAGGCACATATAATTTAAGAGTAACCGTACCGCAATATGAACCTTACCAAGAGCAAATAGAAGTAAAAAAGGGTAATACAATAAAGAGAGATATTGTTTTAACAAAAGCAAAGTATTACATTTCGATATCAAGTAATCCTTCTAATGCAAAGGTATTTATAGACGGTATGGAAGTAGGATTTACTCCTTATGAAAGTACATCTATAACGGAGGGAAGACATAAAATTCATTTAGAATTAGATGGTTATCTTCCTTACGAAACTGAAGTAACCATATCTCAAAACCAACCAACAATTATTTCAATTAATCTTTTAAAATTACCGTAA
- a CDS encoding MoaD/ThiS family protein: MARVTIFLHGDLREKLGIERMHLKADNVKELIEQLKEKFPNLESDIKFGRIIILVNGRNIETLLGTDTQFEDFDLVSLTLKDGGMIDFFPPDGGG, translated from the coding sequence ATGGCAAGAGTAACTATTTTCTTGCATGGTGATTTAAGAGAAAAGTTAGGCATTGAAAGAATGCATTTAAAAGCAGACAATGTAAAAGAATTAATTGAACAACTAAAAGAAAAATTTCCAAACCTCGAAAGCGATATTAAATTCGGAAGAATTATTATCCTTGTAAATGGAAGGAATATCGAAACACTTCTTGGCACTGACACACAATTCGAGGATTTTGATTTGGTAAGTTTAACTCTTAAGGATGGCGGAATGATTGATTTCTTCCCTCCAGACGGTGGTGGGTAA
- a CDS encoding calcium-translocating P-type ATPase, PMCA-type, with amino-acid sequence MENLEKIPKELIEHGLTTEEAEERLKKFGRNELPEGKKESIFQKFISQFKNFLIIILIFASIVSAAFGEYIDTSVILAIVILNAILGVVQEQRAENALEKVKKLASPVSTVLRDGRIVKIPSSMIVPSDILLLEAGDKIQADGIVVKEVSLFVDESMLTGESIAVKKNACYSNPTEDCKVYMGTVVVKGKAKVLVTATGINTQLGKIAEKIKETKKEKTPLEVQLDNIGKLLGIIFLAVSVIIFGIGLLRGGKILDMLLTSVSLAVAAIPEGLPAVVTIVLAIGVWEMAKRNAVVRNLPAVETLGAVTYICTDKTGTLTQNKMRIVGIFEDGHIKHELNLSERLKRVMILCNDADKDRGDPTEIALIDFLEDEEIKETRNKFERVSEIPFTSESKRMTTVHRFFDKYLVVSKGAAEIILGLSKFEKSGSKDLELTEERKNELLNIVEQYASQGLRILAFAEKTIDSLSESSEMDLTFLGFVLLKDPLRKEVRDAIDKCRSAGIKPVMITGDHPITAYAIARELDFPEGEVLTSKDLEKISDEELANIVGDVTVFARINPLDKLRIVNALQKRNEVVAMTGDGVNDAPALKKADIGVSMGLMGTEVAKEASDMVLLDDNFATLVSAVFQGRTIFENIRKFIVYLLSCNIAEVLVMFVALILGYPPPLLPLHLLWLNLVTDSFPALALGMEKGEEHLMKRPPRGKKEPILTKYHYGIILTQSIAITIATLLGFIISLKRTSNLNEARTIAYMVLVLAELLRAYSGRSFEGYLFRIGIFTNKFMNFSFIFGIVLLIATIYIPQLRFIFKNTVPTITESMDILLLAFLPFVISEFSKVIRVDEYGH; translated from the coding sequence ATGGAAAATTTAGAAAAGATTCCAAAAGAACTTATCGAGCATGGACTTACAACTGAAGAAGCAGAAGAAAGATTAAAGAAGTTCGGAAGAAATGAGCTTCCCGAAGGCAAAAAAGAGTCGATATTCCAAAAATTTATTAGTCAGTTTAAGAACTTTCTCATCATTATTCTTATTTTTGCAAGCATAGTCTCCGCTGCATTTGGTGAATATATTGATACTTCGGTCATTCTTGCAATTGTTATCCTTAACGCTATTCTCGGTGTAGTTCAGGAACAAAGAGCCGAGAATGCACTCGAAAAAGTAAAAAAACTTGCAAGCCCGGTTAGTACAGTCTTAAGAGACGGCCGTATCGTTAAAATTCCTTCCTCTATGATTGTGCCTTCCGATATTTTGCTTTTGGAGGCAGGAGACAAAATTCAAGCTGATGGAATTGTTGTTAAAGAAGTTAGTTTGTTTGTAGACGAGTCCATGCTAACAGGTGAATCAATTGCAGTTAAGAAAAATGCCTGTTACTCAAATCCAACCGAGGATTGCAAAGTTTATATGGGTACTGTTGTTGTAAAAGGAAAAGCAAAGGTACTTGTAACGGCAACTGGAATAAACACACAGTTAGGGAAAATAGCGGAAAAAATAAAAGAAACTAAAAAAGAGAAAACACCTCTCGAGGTGCAACTTGATAACATAGGTAAACTTTTAGGTATTATTTTCCTTGCTGTTTCTGTGATAATATTCGGCATTGGTTTACTTAGAGGTGGTAAAATCCTTGACATGCTTCTTACAAGTGTATCTCTTGCTGTTGCTGCAATCCCCGAAGGACTGCCTGCTGTTGTTACTATAGTTCTTGCAATTGGCGTTTGGGAAATGGCAAAAAGAAATGCAGTAGTAAGAAACCTCCCAGCAGTCGAAACTTTAGGTGCAGTAACTTACATTTGCACCGATAAGACAGGGACGCTTACTCAAAACAAAATGCGTATTGTTGGAATTTTTGAGGATGGACACATAAAACACGAACTAAATCTAAGCGAAAGATTAAAAAGAGTAATGATACTTTGTAACGACGCCGATAAAGATAGAGGAGATCCTACAGAAATAGCTTTAATTGATTTTCTTGAAGACGAGGAAATTAAAGAGACAAGAAATAAGTTTGAAAGGGTTTCAGAAATTCCTTTTACCTCTGAGAGCAAGAGGATGACTACAGTTCATAGATTTTTTGATAAATACCTTGTTGTCTCAAAGGGTGCAGCTGAAATTATACTTGGGTTGTCAAAGTTTGAAAAAAGTGGTTCAAAAGATTTAGAATTAACAGAGGAAAGGAAAAACGAACTTCTTAATATTGTAGAGCAATATGCCTCACAAGGCTTAAGAATTCTTGCATTTGCAGAAAAAACCATAGACTCACTTTCAGAAAGTTCAGAAATGGACCTTACTTTCCTTGGTTTTGTATTGCTTAAAGACCCACTTAGAAAAGAGGTTAGAGACGCAATCGATAAGTGTCGAAGCGCAGGAATTAAACCAGTAATGATAACAGGTGACCACCCTATAACCGCTTATGCGATTGCAAGAGAGCTTGATTTTCCTGAAGGCGAGGTTCTAACAAGTAAAGATCTTGAAAAAATTAGCGACGAGGAACTTGCAAATATTGTGGGCGATGTGACTGTGTTTGCAAGGATTAATCCTCTCGATAAACTACGAATTGTTAATGCTCTTCAAAAAAGGAATGAGGTTGTTGCAATGACTGGGGACGGAGTTAACGACGCACCTGCCTTGAAAAAAGCAGACATTGGAGTTTCAATGGGGCTTATGGGAACAGAAGTAGCAAAAGAAGCATCCGATATGGTCCTCCTTGACGATAACTTTGCAACATTAGTAAGTGCAGTATTCCAGGGGCGAACTATCTTTGAAAATATAAGAAAATTTATTGTTTACTTACTTTCATGTAATATTGCAGAAGTCCTCGTTATGTTCGTAGCGCTTATTTTAGGTTATCCTCCACCACTTCTTCCCCTTCACCTTCTCTGGTTAAATCTTGTTACAGACAGTTTCCCTGCACTTGCTTTAGGAATGGAAAAAGGCGAAGAACACCTAATGAAAAGGCCCCCGAGAGGAAAAAAAGAACCCATACTTACTAAATACCATTATGGAATTATTCTTACTCAAAGTATTGCGATAACTATTGCAACTTTATTAGGATTTATAATCAGCCTTAAAAGAACTTCAAACTTAAATGAAGCAAGGACTATTGCCTATATGGTGCTTGTGCTTGCAGAACTTCTCAGGGCGTATTCAGGAAGATCTTTTGAGGGCTATCTTTTTAGAATTGGTATTTTTACAAACAAATTTATGAATTTTTCGTTTATTTTCGGAATAGTTCTTCTCATTGCAACAATATATATACCTCAGTTAAGATTTATATTCAAGAATACTGTTCCAACAATTACGGAAAGTATGGATATACTTCTTTTAGCGTTTTTACCATTTGTAATTTCTGAGTTTTCAAAAGTAATTAGAGTTGATGAATATGGGCATTAA
- the hutU gene encoding urocanate hydratase — MERVVRAPRGTKLSCKSWQTEAPMRMLMNNLDPEVAKDPANLIVYGGTGKAARNWECFDAIVSTLKELENDETLLVQSGKPVAVFKTNEWAPRVLISNSMLVPKWATWEYFRELEERGLTMYGQMTAGSWIYIGTQGILQGTYETFFAVAKKYFNGSLRGKIVVTAGLGEMGGAQPLAVTLNDGIVIAVEVDKRMIDRRLNTGYLDTWTDSYEEAVRIALEYKEKNKPISIGLLGNIVDVLPRMLKEGFIPDVLTDQTAAHDPLNGYIPKGLSVEEAKILRKEKPEEYLSKVYDSMVEHVNAMVEMQKHGAKVFEYGNNLRRNAFDHGAKDAFEIVGYVPEYIRPLFSEGKGPFRWVALSGDPEDIYLTDDVILKLFPYDEHLKKWIDLAHKKVHFQGLPARICWLGQGEREAFGLEINKLVKEGKIKAPIVIGRDHHDTGSVASPYRETEKMKDGSDAIADWPILNALLNTASGATWVSVHHGGGVGIGYSIHAGFVIVADGTNLAHEKLSRVLHNDPASGVVRHADAGYEIAIETAKKHNIKMPMLK; from the coding sequence ATGGAAAGAGTGGTAAGAGCCCCAAGAGGGACAAAGTTAAGTTGTAAGAGCTGGCAAACAGAAGCACCAATGAGGATGCTTATGAACAACCTCGATCCTGAGGTTGCAAAAGATCCTGCAAACTTGATTGTTTATGGTGGAACAGGCAAAGCAGCTAGAAATTGGGAGTGTTTCGATGCAATTGTTTCAACTCTTAAAGAGTTAGAAAACGATGAAACATTGCTTGTTCAGTCTGGCAAACCTGTAGCAGTATTTAAAACAAATGAATGGGCTCCAAGAGTCCTTATCTCAAATTCCATGCTTGTACCTAAGTGGGCAACCTGGGAATATTTTAGAGAACTTGAGGAAAGAGGACTCACAATGTATGGACAGATGACTGCTGGAAGCTGGATTTATATAGGCACACAGGGAATTCTGCAAGGCACATACGAGACATTTTTTGCAGTTGCAAAAAAATACTTTAACGGTTCATTAAGAGGAAAAATTGTAGTAACTGCAGGATTGGGAGAAATGGGAGGCGCACAGCCTCTTGCAGTGACCCTCAACGACGGAATCGTTATAGCGGTTGAAGTAGACAAAAGAATGATCGACAGACGTCTTAATACAGGCTATCTTGACACATGGACTGATAGTTATGAAGAAGCTGTAAGGATTGCTTTAGAATACAAGGAAAAGAATAAACCTATTTCAATAGGACTGCTTGGAAACATTGTAGATGTTCTACCAAGAATGCTTAAGGAAGGTTTTATACCAGATGTATTAACTGACCAGACAGCTGCCCATGACCCATTAAATGGCTATATCCCGAAAGGTTTAAGTGTCGAGGAAGCGAAAATCTTAAGAAAAGAAAAACCCGAGGAATATTTGTCAAAAGTTTATGACTCGATGGTTGAACATGTGAATGCTATGGTTGAAATGCAAAAGCATGGAGCAAAGGTGTTTGAATATGGGAATAATCTAAGAAGAAATGCCTTTGATCACGGAGCAAAAGATGCCTTTGAAATAGTAGGATACGTTCCAGAATATATAAGACCACTATTCTCTGAGGGAAAGGGTCCATTTAGATGGGTTGCTTTGTCTGGTGACCCTGAAGACATATATCTTACAGACGATGTTATATTGAAACTTTTCCCATACGATGAACACCTAAAAAAGTGGATTGACTTAGCACATAAAAAAGTCCATTTCCAGGGTCTACCTGCAAGGATCTGCTGGCTTGGACAGGGCGAAAGGGAAGCATTCGGACTTGAGATTAATAAATTGGTAAAAGAGGGAAAAATAAAAGCACCGATAGTAATAGGAAGAGACCACCACGATACCGGATCAGTTGCATCTCCATACAGAGAGACAGAAAAAATGAAGGATGGCTCAGATGCAATTGCTGATTGGCCAATTTTAAATGCCTTATTAAATACTGCATCAGGTGCAACATGGGTTTCCGTTCATCATGGTGGAGGAGTAGGTATTGGGTACTCAATTCATGCAGGATTCGTAATTGTAGCTGACGGAACTAACTTAGCACACGAAAAACTTTCAAGGGTACTTCACAACGATCCTGCAAGCGGTGTAGTAAGGCACGCAGATGCAGGCTATGAAATTGCTATAGAAACAGCTAAAAAGCACAATATAAAAATGCCAATGCTTAAGTAA
- a CDS encoding nucleotide sugar dehydrogenase, whose protein sequence is MEKIAVIGLGFVGLPLSLTYALHGTKVYGIDINKNYIESLKKGKTHVYEEYNGKHIEEILKENLEKGLFEPTDSYEEGLREVKDIIVTVGIPIEKDLVDISVFESAMESIGRNLKKDSLILIRSTVPPLATKNIAKPILERVSGLKEGEDFYIAYSSERIAEGKAFEEFQTMPVAVAGLSKEGTERAKKLLEVINPNVIEASSPEVVEISKLIENASRDVNIAIVNELATLTNALGVDTMEVIKVANTHKRVKLLTPGIGVGGHCIPFASKYIFYVSDKIGLDMPLLHAARFVNDRRPKDISLIIESALKKVNKNIEQSKIGFIGIAMKDNSSDISESPAVMLKEMLKSRGAQVTFFDPKVKGNFNDSEDNLNALLNDKDVIVIPILHDEIDYDIEKWKNYLKKDAVIFDAKGIINKDRATALGFHYYTI, encoded by the coding sequence ATGGAAAAAATCGCTGTTATTGGGCTTGGCTTCGTTGGACTGCCGCTTTCTCTTACATATGCTCTTCACGGCACAAAAGTCTACGGAATTGATATAAACAAAAATTATATCGAGTCTCTCAAAAAAGGGAAGACGCATGTTTATGAAGAATACAATGGAAAACATATCGAAGAAATTCTCAAAGAGAATTTAGAGAAAGGGTTGTTTGAACCTACGGACTCTTACGAGGAAGGGCTGAGAGAAGTAAAAGATATTATCGTAACAGTTGGAATTCCTATAGAAAAAGACTTAGTCGATATAAGTGTTTTTGAAAGCGCAATGGAATCAATTGGCAGGAACCTGAAGAAAGATTCACTCATATTGATAAGGTCAACTGTCCCCCCTTTAGCAACCAAAAACATTGCAAAACCAATACTTGAGAGAGTAAGTGGATTAAAAGAAGGAGAAGACTTTTATATTGCCTACTCCTCTGAAAGAATTGCTGAAGGGAAAGCATTTGAGGAATTTCAAACAATGCCTGTTGCAGTTGCTGGATTGAGTAAAGAAGGAACCGAAAGAGCAAAAAAATTACTCGAGGTAATAAACCCTAATGTTATAGAAGCAAGTTCACCTGAAGTAGTTGAAATTTCAAAGCTTATAGAAAACGCTTCAAGAGATGTTAATATTGCTATTGTAAATGAACTTGCAACGCTTACAAATGCCTTGGGAGTCGATACAATGGAGGTAATAAAAGTTGCTAATACTCACAAAAGGGTAAAACTCCTAACCCCCGGGATTGGAGTTGGTGGTCATTGCATACCTTTTGCCTCTAAATACATTTTTTATGTATCAGATAAAATTGGCCTCGATATGCCACTACTCCACGCAGCCCGTTTCGTCAACGACAGAAGACCAAAAGACATTTCTCTTATAATTGAGAGTGCGCTAAAGAAGGTTAACAAAAATATAGAACAATCTAAAATTGGCTTTATAGGTATAGCCATGAAGGATAATTCTTCTGATATATCTGAGAGTCCTGCAGTAATGCTGAAAGAAATGTTAAAAAGTAGGGGTGCACAGGTAACATTTTTTGATCCAAAAGTGAAGGGTAATTTTAACGACTCTGAAGATAACTTAAATGCTCTTTTAAACGATAAAGATGTTATTGTTATTCCAATACTCCACGATGAAATAGATTACGACATCGAGAAGTGGAAAAACTATCTTAAGAAAGATGCAGTTATTTTTGACGCAAAGGGTATTATAAATAAAGACCGTGCGACGGCTTTAGGCTTCCATTACTATACGATATGA
- a CDS encoding WecB/TagA/CpsF family glycosyltransferase, protein MRIEVFDIPVDNLTRTEAIQYITKLMEESKPHFGVAINPEKALKAYNDEELLNIIRKSDLNFVDGIGIIFAAKIFKGIKIKERVTGIDLFSDLLKVSETNGYKVYFLGTKEESLKKAIENIKKDFPNLQIAGFHNGYFDTDEEVVGEIAKSGADILFVGMGSPKQEKFIFRNLEKLNVKFAMGVGGTFNVYAQEFKRAPYIVQKLGLEWLYRFILDPKRLPRILSLPKFLNEAYKRRSNNKEVVEFLGIKVSNRPLKENLSIVEDFIKQGNFHLIVTINGEMLSRAISDKEFLNILRNADLVIPDGIGVVLGARRFGQRITQRIPGIEFAWELLREAESKNYRVFLLGAKEEVLEVATKKIKESFPNLNIVGTHSGYFNTDNEVREQINKANPDILFVGMGGIKQEKWIVKNRDLNIPVNIGIGGSFDVWSGRVKRAPLWVRKMGIEWLYRTVTQPERIWRLKNLVVLSFKLLIGRIED, encoded by the coding sequence ATGAGAATTGAAGTATTCGATATACCTGTAGACAACTTAACAAGAACTGAAGCAATTCAATACATAACTAAATTAATGGAAGAAAGTAAACCCCATTTTGGCGTTGCCATCAATCCTGAAAAAGCACTCAAAGCATACAATGATGAAGAACTTCTAAATATTATAAGAAAATCAGATCTAAATTTTGTTGATGGTATAGGAATAATTTTTGCTGCAAAAATATTTAAAGGGATTAAAATAAAAGAAAGGGTAACGGGCATTGATCTCTTCTCGGACTTACTAAAAGTTTCTGAAACAAATGGCTATAAGGTCTATTTTCTTGGAACAAAAGAAGAAAGTCTTAAAAAAGCAATTGAAAATATAAAAAAAGATTTTCCAAATCTTCAAATTGCTGGTTTCCACAATGGCTACTTCGATACAGATGAGGAAGTTGTAGGTGAAATTGCAAAATCAGGTGCTGATATTCTCTTTGTAGGGATGGGTTCTCCAAAACAAGAAAAATTTATCTTCAGAAATCTTGAGAAACTGAATGTAAAATTTGCAATGGGAGTTGGTGGCACATTTAATGTATACGCACAGGAGTTTAAAAGAGCACCTTATATTGTTCAGAAACTTGGCTTAGAGTGGCTTTATAGATTTATTCTTGACCCTAAAAGGCTACCAAGAATACTGAGCCTTCCTAAATTTTTAAATGAGGCGTATAAGAGAAGGAGTAACAATAAAGAGGTAGTTGAATTTTTAGGAATAAAAGTTTCAAATAGGCCTTTAAAAGAAAATCTTTCAATTGTTGAAGATTTTATAAAGCAAGGCAACTTTCACCTAATTGTAACGATAAATGGTGAGATGCTATCGAGAGCAATTAGTGACAAAGAGTTTTTGAACATCTTAAGAAACGCTGATCTTGTTATTCCTGATGGAATAGGCGTTGTACTCGGTGCAAGAAGATTTGGACAGCGCATCACTCAAAGAATTCCTGGAATCGAATTTGCATGGGAGCTCTTAAGAGAAGCAGAATCCAAAAATTATAGGGTGTTCTTATTGGGCGCAAAGGAAGAAGTTCTTGAAGTGGCAACCAAAAAGATCAAAGAGAGTTTTCCGAATTTAAACATTGTTGGAACTCATAGCGGTTATTTTAATACAGATAACGAAGTAAGAGAGCAAATTAACAAGGCAAACCCTGATATACTCTTTGTTGGAATGGGAGGCATAAAACAAGAAAAATGGATTGTAAAAAACAGAGACTTAAATATTCCTGTAAATATTGGGATTGGTGGATCATTCGATGTCTGGAGCGGAAGAGTAAAAAGGGCGCCTCTTTGGGTAAGAAAAATGGGTATTGAATGGCTATATAGAACTGTTACGCAACCTGAAAGAATATGGAGACTTAAAAACCTTGTCGTTCTTTCCTTTAAGTTGCTTATAGGGAGGATCGAGGATTGA